DNA sequence from the Lachancea thermotolerans CBS 6340 chromosome H complete sequence genome:
ACTAAAGTTTGTTTCCTTTCTACTTGAACCCACATTTGTTGTATTTTTACAAGCGTCATACCAAGGGCCCGTTGCTGCGAAGCATGCAACATTTGCCTACCACTTGTCCGAACAATACGCGCCTCACGGTAAATAAAACCAAGTGCTAGTTTGGAAAACTGCAAAGACCGCTATTGTTAGGATTTTCAAATATTGTTCCAGTGGATTTTTTCGACATGTCCTTGCCTGCTAGAGATGCACAAGGGATCTCGATCATATCATGTCAACAGTGTAGGGAGAGAAAAGTGAGGTGTAGCAGACATATACCTAGGTGCCGGAGCTGCGATAAGAGAGAGTATGTTTGCCGATATCCGCAAACTCATAGAAAAACAAGTACAAAGCTTACCAAAAAGCGTCGGAGTGAAAATACTCGATTTTATGGCTTTAGCTCAGTTAACAAAGCTCTCTTCGAGGTCGGAATGCCGTTTTGTAATATCGATTCCGAGCTCGAGAGCAAAAATGCACCTAGCCAAATGAGGCGGTTTATGTCCTCATCAGTGTACGACAGGTGTATCAAGAACCCAGAAATTGCTGTAGATGCTGTCAGGAGCATAAAAGACAGTATAGGTTGCTTTTTATTCTCTGAGGCAATGAACTTAACCGGGTTAGAAGAGACACTTCTATCTAATGGTAATATTGACTACCAATGCTTGCTTCTTTTATATTCCGCCATAGTGTTTTCGGAacgatttgaaaaattctctCCCGAAGTTACAAGCGTCGTCAATGAACTAAATACTGTCTTAGACGACTGCCCAGATTGTCCTGAAAAAGTCGTGTCATTAATTTTATTGGCAGATTATTACCACTACAAATTGAAAATCGAAACTGCATGGAAATGCACATTTCTTGCTACATCAATCGCATACGCCTTGGGACTTCacctctcttcttcaaaggtCTGGTCGATGTTAGTTCTACACGATGCGCTGCTATGCTCGGTAGTTGGCCGCCCATCATCAATTAAATGGGTAAATCCGAAACTTGTTGGCCGTGCTTGCAACAACTGGGGGGAAATAGCTCTACTGTTGCGGGAAGCTAATGATATTTTGCTTGTTTCCTACAATTGGACTATAGAGAAAGTAATTTCGTTAGATTTCCGCTTCAATGACCTTATTGAAAGAGTCAAAAAGGATATGAAAGTTTCATCTGCTGTGAATGATGCAAGGGATACCCTATCGTGGTATCTGAAGCTTTGTATCTTAACGGCAAGTCGGATCAAGCTCATATATCCTGTTTGTTCAAGATATGAGGCGCTGAAGCCTCAGCTTGACCAAAATTGTAGCGACCTAAGTCAATGTCTTCGTGGAATTTTTGGGCTACTGACTTCTAGCAAACTAGCAACCAAGGAAAACCCGTACTACCTCAGATCCCAATGTTTTTTGTCATATTGCAGCATATTTCAAGGCCTTCTTTTAGAACTTCACTTTTGCTCTACACAGGTCACTTCTGGAAGCGCCGGGTCTCTAGAAAAAGAGAACAATTTCCCTTTGCCACAAGGGACAAGTTCAGCTGTCAGTCAACCTTGCTCTTTGACCAATATTTCAGTACTACTACAGGAATACGATCGAGTTTCAGACAGCGTGAAACTTTGTTCATTCATGTTAGATGTTTTTACCTCTTTTAGAGTTTTGATcagcaaaaaagaaggaaaggGAGCATACGAGGAGTCTTTCAATACTAGCGTTTCGCCCATTGGTTTAACAGAAGAGTCCATCTCGAATTGCTCTAGTTTTTCGGAAAGCCCTATCAATGTTGAGCCATCGGGAAACTCCCTTTCATGGATTACTGGGGATATGGCCGACTGGATTACAGCATGCTTTTCAGGCGAACCACCTACTTTCTATGCCCCGGAAAACCTTGAttaattttttttttttcaatccATTAGCCAAAGAACGTCATTCTGTTGCCATACCCCGTTTCCTTGCAACGTCACTTTATTATTTTTTATTTCGACATGCATCAGGCGTCATCAATGTTTTTTGGTGGATTACTTATTTGAAATCAAACCTTACAACACGAGATACCCTGGCGCAGGTGGTGTTTTGTTGACAGCCTTCCATCGGTGAGTACTTCCGAACATATAAATTTGTTTTAAAGAACATGTTGCCGTGTACGTTTGAGATTGCTTGTTCGTTGGGAATAGCCTCGGTAGATACCCGTTATAATCGTCATAATTTTCGACTTGTACCGACGGCTGTATGAATTCATGGgacattttttttggcaagaCATTGCCCTTCCAAAAAGTTACATCATGGGAAAGATTTGTCGtttttcttccagcttGTTCGGTTTATGTGAGTCAGTGTAAGTGATTCAAGTGCTTGAAAATCAGAATACCTTTCTATTGTGAACTGGAATAAATAAAGGACGAGCATCCagatttttttgttgttccTCTCATGAGAAGTCCCTTTCCTGGTTTTCTGTCACAAGGTCAAGAATGGTAAACTTCGTTCAAGGCTCTTATACGCGATCAGTCAAATACCTTCGTGTAAGTCCATTGCATTGTTTCAACATATTAAGACATGAATTTGAAAGTGGGAACCTTTCATGAAGGAGGGATAAAGGGCTCTTTGCATAAAAAGTTTACACGTATAGATTTTGGACTGTTTTGACTGCTTTTTTCATAGACCTCTGATGAAGCCTCTTCACacatctcaaagaaaaaatgATTTATGCCCTTTATTACCTTAGTCACAGGAAAAGAAGCATCTCAGGTTAAGAGATGTCTGGTTTTCAATGTTCAAGGGCTCCGGATGAGAACCAATTCAAAAATTAAACAAAATCAGATAACTTGCGATGCAATGCGTAAATGCGCTTTTGAACACCAAGATTAAGTTTCTGAACTTGATAATGTGCCAAAGAGCGTTTTGGCTCGACTAATGAATCTTGCGCTGACGGATAATTCGTGATATCAGGCGTCAGGAGCTCGTGATTTGAAACATAATTTATCCTCAGCAAAGACGTTCCCATTGGGGTACAGTTATTGTTTGAAGTAATATTGCCGGTGATTTTTCCATCGTTTATTAATTTTTCATACGCGGACGAATGAAATGTTTTTAAGATATGATTTTTTTCTTATTCTAAAACGCTCAGATTAGAAGGAGCAGCCGAGATAGTTCCGTCTTCAAGATAGCCGACTAGctcatttttcaaacacaATGAGGACATCTCGGCTACTGTGGTATCAGGCTACAGGCAATAGAGACAGAGGCCCAAGATATGAATGGCTGCCACTCGAGAAGTTGGCCATTAGGCCATACTATAAGAGTATGGAgagaaaacttcttggtcgGAGTTCCTTGAGGCTGACGTTGGATTTCATTTACTCAGTCTCCGCTATTCAAGGACCGAAAGCTCGTTATGCGTGAAACTTATCGGGAAAACACTGTGAAAAACCTCGGCGTAAAGCACGTTTTGAACGTTCACGATGTCGAACTGGTGGCGAGAGGCGATGGAGAGTATGCACCACAGGGTCACCTCAGTGCTTGGCAAAAATTTATCAAACTGATAGAAGTTCCGCATGAGGGGAagcctctttcttcactTCGAAACCCTGATCTCGAACCAATATCATCAAAAGAGCGCACATGGGGATTTTGGTCATATTTCGCGTACTGGGGTCTTCCTAATTTTGCAGTGGCAACTTTCTCAACCGGATCTGCTTTATTAGCACTTGACTTAAATATCCAACAATCTATTGGTGCTCTGGTTATTGCTAATGTGATCATAGCTGGCTTCACAATATTAAACTCTAATCCTGGTATTAAATTTCATATTGGATATACACTCAGTCAGAGAATGATTTTCGGAATTTACGGATCATACATTGGGATCATCTTTCGTGTTGGCATATCTGTAATACTTTATGGCTATCAAGCATGGCTTGGAGGACTCTGCATGAATATGGTATTTGACTCGTTCTCCAAAGGGTACTTGAACATGAAAAACACGTTTCCAGAATCGGTTCCTATGACGACAAAAGACTTTGTGGgctttttctgttttcaacTGATTCAAATGCCATTCGCCTTTGTGAGACCCAGTCGGGTGAATATCCCCTCCATAGTTGCCTGCTTTATGACGCTTTTTGCTATCATTGGGATGCTTGCTTACCTTGTCTGCAAAAATGATGGCCCAGGCCCACTTTATTACGAAAATGTCACACTTTCTTTTAGCGAAAGGTCCTGGATGTGGTTGTATGCTATAACAATTTGGTA
Encoded proteins:
- a CDS encoding Zn(II)2Cys6 transcription factor (conserved hypothetical protein), which gives rise to MSLPARDAQGISIISCQQCRERKVRCSRHIPRCRSCDKREYVCRYPQTHRKTSTKLTKKRRSENTRFYGFSSVNKALFEVGMPFCNIDSELESKNAPSQMRRFMSSSVYDRCIKNPEIAVDAVRSIKDSIGCFLFSEAMNLTGLEETLLSNGNIDYQCLLLLYSAIVFSERFEKFSPEVTSVVNELNTVLDDCPDCPEKVVSLILLADYYHYKLKIETAWKCTFLATSIAYALGLHLSSSKVWSMLVLHDALLCSVVGRPSSIKWVNPKLVGRACNNWGEIALLLREANDILLVSYNWTIEKVISLDFRFNDLIERVKKDMKVSSAVNDARDTLSWYLKLCILTASRIKLIYPVCSRYEALKPQLDQNCSDLSQCLRGIFGLLTSSKLATKENPYYLRSQCFLSYCSIFQGLLLELHFCSTQVTSGSAGSLEKENNFPLPQGTSSAVSQPCSLTNISVLLQEYDRVSDSVKLCSFMLDVFTSFRVLISKKEGKGAYEESFNTSVSPIGLTEESISNCSSFSESPINVEPSGNSLSWITGDMADWITACFSGEPPTFYAPENLD